The following proteins are encoded in a genomic region of Spirosoma sp. SC4-14:
- a CDS encoding ROK family protein, with protein MAKAVNDGRVINRNADPKKSILSYFANVGNAIIPELSKELTISVPKVTSVVGELIKEGLIQDYGKIESSGGRKPNLYGVVPESAFFIGVDVKQSHINIGLLDLQKNLIKVIENLPYTLNNTRESLDTLCQHINEFIADLTISREKIRGIGINLSGRINYATGYSYSFFFFEERPLSEIIEQEVGIRVFLENDSRAMAYGEFCAGVVEKEKNVLFLNLDFGIGVGIMIDGHLYYGKSGYAGELGHVPIFDNELICHCGKKGCLETEASGWALVRMFREKLQQGSTSVLTRNGLSPDQITMEDIIMAARNDDVLAIELIAKLGENLGRGIAFLINVLNPELVILGGSLASTQEYIQLPIKTSLNKYSLSLVNNDTQLKLSKLGEHAGIVGACLLVRDRALSLA; from the coding sequence ATGGCCAAGGCAGTAAATGATGGTAGAGTAATCAATAGAAATGCTGATCCTAAAAAGAGTATTCTGAGTTACTTCGCCAATGTAGGCAATGCAATTATTCCTGAATTAAGCAAAGAGCTAACCATCAGTGTGCCTAAAGTTACGTCGGTGGTGGGCGAACTGATCAAAGAAGGGCTGATTCAGGATTATGGTAAAATAGAATCGAGCGGTGGCCGAAAGCCGAACCTCTATGGCGTTGTTCCCGAATCGGCGTTCTTTATCGGGGTCGATGTAAAGCAGAGTCACATCAATATTGGCCTGCTCGACCTTCAGAAAAACCTGATCAAGGTAATTGAAAACCTGCCCTATACGCTCAATAATACACGCGAATCGCTCGATACGCTCTGCCAGCACATTAACGAATTTATTGCCGACCTCACTATTTCGAGAGAAAAAATTCGCGGAATCGGTATCAACCTCTCAGGGCGGATCAACTACGCAACGGGCTATAGCTATAGTTTTTTCTTCTTTGAAGAACGGCCATTGAGCGAAATCATCGAGCAGGAGGTGGGCATTCGGGTATTTCTGGAAAACGACTCGCGGGCTATGGCCTATGGCGAATTTTGTGCCGGAGTCGTTGAGAAAGAAAAGAATGTTCTGTTCCTTAACCTCGATTTTGGCATTGGCGTCGGTATCATGATCGATGGGCATCTGTATTATGGTAAGTCGGGCTATGCCGGTGAACTGGGTCATGTACCTATTTTCGACAATGAGCTGATCTGCCACTGCGGCAAAAAAGGCTGCCTCGAAACCGAAGCATCGGGCTGGGCGCTGGTTCGGATGTTTCGCGAAAAACTACAACAGGGCTCTACCTCCGTTCTAACGCGTAACGGTCTAAGCCCCGATCAGATTACGATGGAAGACATCATTATGGCCGCCAGGAACGACGATGTGCTGGCTATTGAACTCATTGCGAAACTGGGCGAAAATCTGGGGCGTGGTATTGCGTTCTTAATCAATGTCTTAAATCCAGAACTCGTCATTCTGGGTGGTAGTCTGGCGTCTACTCAGGAGTATATTCAACTGCCCATCAAAACATCCCTCAATAAATACTCCTTAAGCCTGGTCAACAACGACACGCAGCTAAAACTATCGAAATTGGGCGAACACGCGGGTATTGTCGGCGCTTGTCTGCTGGTACGCGACCGGGCGCTTTCACTGGCATAA